In the genome of Parus major isolate Abel chromosome 3, Parus_major1.1, whole genome shotgun sequence, the window aagatttttcacACTGAATCTCTTTCTTAATACTTGGATAGTCTAAGCTGTCTTTGAAATGGGCTGTCTTGAGTATATCGGGCACACTTAGGGGTTGATGGAAAATGTCAGCTGTTCCCTTTTCTAAATTTCTTGAATAGAGAGAAAAAGGTGTTTTGAGACAAAATTTAGGATTTGTGCTGTTCTACTATCTGTGAAACTCAGAAGTGCTGTATCTCTTtaggctttaaaaataaaaaaaaaagctggaggAGAACGGAAGGACTTGTTGTGGTCTGGCAAGATTAAGCTGAGGGAGTTCTGGGAGACtatattttatcttaatttctTTGGAAAGGTGGAAGTTTCTCTGCCATGCATTCGAAATAACTCTCAGACTTCCTCTTTGTGAAGTTCCTAAACAGCGGCTCCGTAGATAAGGCCCGGGCCGGCGCAGAGCTCGGTATCACTCACTTGCTGCGCTGTTTTGCTGGCTTTATCATTCTTCCTTTCCGTGCTGATAGCACAGCTGTGCCTCCCTGTATTCCAGTGAAAGCAAAGGGTCAAGTGAAAATGTGCTGGGGCTCCCAAGGGATTGCACCTGGGCAGAGCACACCAAGGGCTCTGGCTGCCAGTGGGGAGCCCATTGCAGACGTGTTGGCTGCTGGTGGTTGGGCTGTGGCACAACATCTGGTTGGGATGCAGCCCTCTGACTGTCACTTTTCTAGGCTCATCCTCAACCCAAGAAGAGCTGAGTTTCTTGTCCTGGGAATGGTGGGGATGCTTTCTCAAAAGATGAGCTGGTGCTGGGCCCTTCTTCAACTTGTTCAGGCCTCCTCAGATGaacccaggagctgctgcaaggAGCTCTGGCTGTTGCAGAAGGATGCCTTTGGGAAAGATGAGACTGCGAGCCCCACcaagttttggttttctgtgctgcatgTCAAGAGGCCCCCTTGGATCTGGATGTTGTGGTGTGTGGGCTTGCATGGCAGTGGGAGATGGGGAAAAGTGGAGCAGGGCAGTAGAGAGCAGGTTGGCTTGTGCTTTGCAAaggccaggctggcactggggtTTTGATTCCCTCAGGACCATTTCTTGCAAAGCTAATTGTTCGACATCATGATACATCTGTTCCCCCCTGCTTCATGCAACCATTAAAATtctagagaggaaaaaaaaatcttgtcttgCTTGACccacaattattttttacagcAAACTTGCAAATCCTTCATCTGGCAGAGAGCACTTCTGGAAGTTCTAAGTGACAGAACTCTTAAAATTTCCCTCTGGCAACCGATTTCTGACAAGCTGCCACAGATTGCATTGCTTCATAATTCTGAGAGgaatctttcttcttttttgtagTCAGCCTTGCATGTTGCATCACACAGAGTGAACCTATTCTGTGAAGTCATTAGAGGCAAGGTGATCAGTCCAGTTCAGAAGTAGGAGAAGACTTCTTTTTCTCGtgtgtttttttcacagatgCTCATCTATGCTTATTGCTTAGGTATCTGATTAGCCTTCTTGTGTAACAAATCCATTTCAATGAGAAATAAACTGCAGTAAATGATTAACATAATCTTCTTTACTAAtgactggggttttttaatttaatgagtCACTTCTGAAAGTCTGAGGGGGAAACAAGgacctgcttttctgtttttttaaattaccacAGTGCCATCATTTGCCTGTAGAAGCCTGGTGCTGTTTCTTTAAGCAGCCATACCACACTTGCAGTACGTGTGCTTGCTCAGATACATCCAGCTCTCTTGCAACAGGAAATGTGTTGCACAGGTTTTATAAAATTACCCTTATGGTCGTGATTAATGATTTTGTTATCCAAGCAGTGAAACCACAAGAGTTTGTGACCGCTGTAGCAGTCAGAAGGTTCTGGTACAAGCAGCACAAATGTCTCATAATTGAGCATTTGAGGGCATGTTAAAACAGAGTTTGTTATCAGACTCCCTGTTCCAACAACTTTAGTTTTGGgctcttttctctttgtgacTACCAGGCATGTATTCAGTAGTTTCCCCTCAAAGCCGTATGCTGGAGCTGGCTTGGTTTTAACAGGTTTGAGAAGAAGATGGTGCTTCTTTGAGAGACCAGTGGTTTGGGACCTGATTTTCCATCTGTGAAATAGCCTGGCTCTGGAGGCCATGTCCTTTCTAGATGTGTATTTGCAGGTGAGTATGTTGTATTTGGAAGACTTACAGCAAACATCTCATGTCTCCACCCTTCACCAAAATTTTCCCTGCTATGCTGATGGTAGATAATCCCAGCCAAGTCCCAGTCTTCTTGTGGGGGATGGAAGTTGTTCCCCTCTTCTTTCACTGACAAAATCTTGCCATCATTTGTTCTTAGTGGCACTTGTCTGAAATGAGTGTGTCTTTTCTTTGAGAATATGTCTGATTTTCACCGGTCACCAAGTCCAGATTCAGTCCCAGTGGAGGGGCATTGAGAGAGCAGCACACTTTCAGAGGCCTGAGCCATCATCATGCCTCTAATCCTTGGTCACTTACTTTCTTCTGAGGGTTTCCCTCTGGCTTCTTGAACCGCATTTTAGCCATGGCCACCATCAGAAGTACCTCATTCTGCCTGAATTTATttcagcctgttccagtgaaTGCCTTGTAATCTTCCTTTCTGAAGGATACTAGAAGAATTACCCCTTCCTGCTCACATTCCTATGGGATTCACAATTCAGTAGACTTCTCATCTTCTTGGTCCCTTCCATGATCTCTTTCCCAGGCTGGAGGGACACAGCTGTTGTTGAGAAGCCATCTCACGTCTGCTGTGGTCCTGGCCATGGCTCTGTGGGTTTGCCATGGTGGAAATACCCTTATTGGGCCAGGGTGGAGGAGGACCAGCACCACAGACAGcttggagcagcacagcagataGATGCAGTGCCTTGGTGTTTGCTGCCACTGGTTCTTTCTAACCTGTTTCTGAGCCCCCAAGTGGACACTGTCACAGAGCTGCCTATTTTAATCCCAGGACCTCTTTCCTGAACAGCAGTAAGTGGCTCAGAAGACATCATTCTCTGTGTCAGATCAAGGTGTTGATGTCAGGTTGCTCTTTAATTTCAATtatgtttgggggttttttaacatCCAGCATGTTAAAAGTCTCTCAGTATTATGAGATTCTTGAGCAAGTTTTCAGGGTCAGCTTTTGAGTCTCATGAATAGTTTCATCCAGAAACTCTGTCATTGTCTTGTTCATTTCTCTCCTCATGTCATTGATGTGTGCCCACCAGCACAGGTGAGGAGCCTGTGGGGTTCATTGGTGACCTTCTGCTTGGGAGGCAGGAGTTTTCTAcctcttttgtttccttcaatCCTCAGACCACTCTTTCATGTATGTTAAGGGCACTCTCTCCCCTTAAGTGAGTTTGAATCAGTGAGGGACCTTGGTGGAAAGCACCAGTGCTTATCTCAGGTGATATTCAGCAAGGTaactctgcagacacagcaTTTGTCACCCAGCTACTGCCTTTAGTGTCACCAACCAGGGGTCAGCATGAGCTTCTCTATGGACGAGTGAGCAGAGACCCAGTCTTGGACAGCTTGATTTCCCCTTCCTGGGTGCATAGAGTAAGTGTTTGTGTTGGCTAACTGCCTGTCTGATCTGAGGACATTGAATGTGGAAATACAGCGATTTTTAATAAGGTGAAAGCGGAGGGCAGCGCCGCAGACTCTGGTATGCTGCAAACAGGTTTTGTAGCCATGTCAACACATGTGGAGGAGAGGCTCGGTTGCCCTGACGGGTCTAAAGGGAGAAGAAGGTGTGGAGGAAAGCAAAGGTAGATACAAATCAGGCAAGATAAAAATCACTACAAGCTCTTTTCCAGTTGCCTATTGCAAAAATGCTGCCTTCCCAGAGAGGCAGCAAATAGCACAATGCTTGGAGGGCTAGTTATagctcccagctgccctgctgagaTTATCAAGGAGTTATATCCAgtttgggtgggatttttattttcatccagGACAGGGAGGCAGTTGCAGGACAGTATGTGCTGTGACCTCCCACTGGGTTGTTTCCCCAGGCTGCATTGTTCGGACCATGAACACCCATCGTGTTTTCAAAGTGTATCCACAAAAGTCTtgtcccagcagggctcagctgtggATCCACTGAAGGTGTAGGTTCCTGCTGGCTGCCATGGTACCATTTTAAAGCCCTGTCTCTTTTTTGCTTCATGCCAGTCAAAGTTTAGCTTTGTGAGAgcaggctgggggctgcctgGGCTATGGGGTGTATTGTGTGACTTCCTTAGAAGCTTAAATCACAGCTCAACATCTTGGTCTGCACCACATACAGCTGTGCAGGAAAGGTACTTGTGTGAATACCAACATGACTGTTGTAACTAAATCCTGACTCTTCTCTGGGTTTTCAAACAGGATTTAAGCTTAATGTTACTACAAAACACTTGTAGAagctgctaatttttttttttccattttgttaatGTCTCCAAAATGTGCTAGATATTGTAGGGCCTGAAGTAAAGTGCACAAGAATTGGCTTTGAGAGGTTTAAACTCCAGATTTGAAATGCCTTTGTCTACTAAGTTATGAAGACTGGGCTGATGAAACCTCTTTTTTGAAAGAGCCTGAATATTGGTGCAGTTCCACTTTAGAGCTGTTGTTAACTATGTTAAGAGTTGATCTGCTTCTATgtacttgttaaaaaaaaaaaaaaacaaactaaaacaaacacaCGTGTTAAAAGTCTGTTCTTAATGGGTGTCAGCCAATCAAAACTCATTCTCCCTGTTGTACCTCTCAGATAACCCAGCCTGGCTTTACATCACACTGCAAACAACTGTGTATttgctttcaagaaaataaGTTGGGAGTTCGGTACTTCTAAGGTGCTGTAAGAGTTAAAGAGAACCAACACCTATTTTTGTGTTGTAATGCTTCAAGGTGTTCTCACCTTTGGACAGAGTCTTTCAGAGTGTTGTTTTCAGAATAAACAAATATTCACAATGAGGGTTCTTGTATTCTTGGAGCAAGAAATGCATCTGGTGCGATTCATtggaaaaaagtatttggaGAGTGCATTCTTGACAAGGAGAGAAGGTTTTTCAGGTAAAACCAGTCTTCTGCTACTACCATTAGGATTCTTCTCTGCTCTTGAGGTTGTGTCTCAGCTGGCTGCAGTGGCAATCCTTTTCTGTGGACTTGTAGCTGCAGCATATCTTGTTAGTTGAGAGGGGGTGGGGTggagatttcttttatttcaggcaCCAATGTTTCAGGCACATGCAGTGCTACAGCTGTTCTGTTTGTTGTGCATGTCTTCTACCTGCTCTTGGTTTCCTGGTGCATTTAACAACTATCCATTGATATTCATGGTAATATGAAAAAGCCCAAAACCTATAAATAGAACGAATGGGAAAATTCCTTAATAATATATAGCAACTGTTTTAGTCAAGGAAGGGCTATGGAGAGATGATGGCTGACATTATTACCTCACtgtgtgtttctgcaggaagagaaaTATGATTGTTAAAAAGCAGTAGGTATTGGCAATAGCATGTTACTGTGTGATGTTTCACCCTTTTGTGATCATTGCTGCATGGTGATGTAACTAATTACCCTAAAGAAAGTGCTCACAGGGAGCCAGGAGTGTATAAAAACACAAGTAACCTTCATTACACAGTAATCGTGAGTGGcaaaaaagtaacaaaacaagaaaaaaaaatcctgaagtttTTAAGGGAAAGCTGATTATTCAAGTAGCTAGTGATGAATTGGAGTACAGTAAATGTTTGGAGAATGTGTAAAGGTTAACAAAATTGCCAGTATTTTTGTAGCCTGGGTAACTGGTGGGGGTACAGCCTGGGCACACAGATGCTCTGTCTGAACCCTCAGGACCTACAGGATTGCGTCATTTGCTGGGCATTTAACTTCGCTCTTCAGAGGTAGTTCCTGGTGAACACTCATCATCCCGCCATGCCCAGGATAACAAATACCATGCCAAGCGAATACAAGTGGTGTTGGTGAATATGTCACGGGCAGTCTATGGCATATTAGTTTTCCATGTGTGTGGTGACAGCTTTTACGGCCTGGCAACAGATCTGCctctttcaagtattttatgTGAAACTTCGTGAAGCCTCCAGCAGTCAGGTGTTGCCAATATTGCAGGTGTGCACGAAGTCAGTGAGTGGCAAAACATCTCTTAATGCCCTGTGTGGTAACAGCTGAATGTATGAcgggtttttttccccctttccatTTAAAACAGAATGCTACAGATAGCTCCTCCAACTCCTCTCAGAAAAGGGAACAGCCTGTGCGAACTCTGGCTTCTCCTGCATCCTGCGAACATCGAAGAATTTGCACTCGTGGACACCTTCACGACCATTACAGCTCTGACCACTACCATCTAGAACAAGTAAGGTTTCTTCCCAGTGTTGCTGCCTCTGTGTCTGCCAGAGTTTGCCAGTGTTTGGTTTTCCTCCACATGCCTGAGAGACAGTTCCCTCCTTCTGCTCTCCCCATTTCCTTCTCAATTAGCTTTAAATGGCTtcctgttctttaaaaaaaaaaaaaaagaggggggtGGGGCAGGTAGCACTAGGGTTTAGCATGTTATGTTGTACCACATGCACACAGGCCATTGTAGGACTGTGACAGTTGTACTCCCTCCTGAGCCAAAGGCTGAAAGACTGATGGATCATGGTGAAGGGCATATAAAGAAGGAGAGACACAGTTGTTAAATAATGGCTCTTCAGGAAGCAAGGAGATAGTGATTACCAGTAGCAAAATGagcttatttatattttctctctctccatcttctTCCTACTTCCACAGTCAGTACCACGATCCTACCGGCACGTCAACTTTCCAGATGATGATGAGGAGATAGTGCGCATCAATCCTCGGGAAAAGATTTGGATGACTGGATATGAGGATTATCGCCATGCCCCAGCTCGAGGAAAGAACTTTGATCCTGATGACATGGACTCCTACGTACGTTTTGCCAAAAGCGAGGCCTCGAAACACGAATACACTTACCCTTACGTAGACAACTCGGACTTTGACCTGGGTGAGGATACCAAGGGTGCTGTGATAAAGACTCAACCTGTCAAATTCAAGCCCAGGCGGAAGGAAGATGGTGAGAGGTCGCGGTGCGTGTACTGCAGGGACATGTTCAACCACGAGGAGAACAAGCGGGGTCAGTGCCAGGATGCTCCAGACCGCGTCAAGACTTGCATCCATCGAGTGAGCTGTATGTGGTGCGCAGACACTATGCTCTATCACTGTATGTCCGACCCAGAAGGAGACTATACAGATCCTTGCTCGTGCGACACCAGTGATGAAATGTTTTGCCTCCGGTGGATGGCCCTTATCGCCTTGTCTTTCATTGCTCCATGTATGTGTTGTTACTTGCCGCTTCGGGCTTGTTACCACTGTGGGGTCATGTGCAGGTGCTGTGGtggaaaacacaaagctgctgGATGACTACAGATGTATTCGAAGCGTTAGGTTTTTCCTGTAGTTCAAGGAACACGTTGGTTTTGGAGCACTGAGGTCACTCACTTTAATGCAGCCACTGTGCCCGACAGCATCCGGAAACCACCAGTTTGGATCACTTTACATTGGGTCGTCTGGGGCTCACACTGCATTGATTTGCTCATCAACTGTTCTAACTAACTAACCTACAGCATAGACTTTTGTATTATTAATCTGTAATCAAAACAGACTGTCTTGtacatgtttatatttttgttttcatttaaaatgagtTTGAGAGAAGAACTGCTTTAAATGGTGGTGGATTGTAGAACATCTCCAGGTTGTGTCTGTCTTGCCTCTGCTTGTGTGGTACCATCAGCGTGTTAGCAAGCTTTGGCATTTCTAGAAATGGGGCGGTGTAGTGAATGAGATCTCACTTGGAAGATATTTTAACTTACCGTCAAGCTATTGTGCGTGTATAGAAGGTGTGCTAGTAACAAACTTGTACCACAACACAGTATTTCTGTCACtggttttctttgggttttttgttctgttttccgAAGCTAAAATAGCCATCTAAGCTGCAGTTTCTCTTCTAGGGTCCATCGTCATTTCCTTCAGCAAACATCTTAAATTATTCCTCTGTTCATACAGCTCTGTGAACAGAAAGTAAGGTTCAGTTACCATAGTCACATAACCGTTGAGAATCTGATAGTCCTCCTTACCTGTAATCATTTCAGACCACTACTTGAAAGGGAAACTTAAATTTTaggcttttctcttttccctaaATAACattggaaaaatgtgttttcagagctCTGCCCAAAAAAGAAAGGGAACTTCTTCATTAGCCAGCAACGTAGAGATCTGTGAATAAAACACTAAGGTTACAGATGAGGAAAATTGTTGATATGCAAAGAATTACTAACAATGCAATGTCAAAAGCACTATTATGGCAATTCTGGGGAAATGCTGCATTAAGTGGTGGATTATATCGAAAATcgtgtgtgtttgttttctgtataCATGAGCATGAGAACATTTGCGTCCACTGTAGTAACAACATTTAGCAATCTAAGCAGGTATTTAAAAATCCAAAGCCAGGATGTTAACTACCACTTCCAGTCTGTGACCTGCGGTCCCAATCCGCCAGATACTTCCACGTGTCTCAGAGCATTGCTGTGAGCCCATGTGTGGGATGGAGCATGTGAGTCTTTGCAGGAGCCAGACTGAGGCGTCTGCCTggctttccccctccccagttcACCACCCAGGTTTATCAAGTGGATGCATAAGGTGCATACAGCAGGATaatattactttaaattttttttttaattattttttttaatgtcatgtTGTCTTGTGTACAAGGCTTGTAATTAGCTTggaaaaagagtatttttctaatatattaCAAGGAAtagccaaataatttttattaaaaaataaaaaaaaatgatttagCGCAGTGAGCTCTAACTAGCATAGTACAATCTGAATACTTTGAGGCAGCTAGGGATTGGCTTGTCAAAGCTGGCACTGCTGTTCCTGccataatttctttctgcagtaaATTGCCAGTGGGCGCAtgtcctttccctccctctatTGCACATTGACATCAGTCttaaaagaggattttttttttttgtaagaattaATTTGCCAAATAAATGTAAAAGGAGCGCTTGCCATTCTTTCTTGGTGGAATGTCCCAACGGTTCCTCTGAGAGTTAATCACAGCTTTTTAGTCAACCATTAAGTATGCAATGTGCTTATTATACACTATAGAGTTGGGTAGGTTTAATTCATAGCAGTAACTGGGGATTTTTTCggttggagaaaaaaaattgaatgatAGTGGAAAAGGGATGGAGTGTTACACTCTGGGTGATGTGTCTGGGTTTGCTGAATggaatacaaatattttgtgcCTAATAGCAGTTGACAAATCTCTCAATGGTGTCTAGTAAACATCAAGCCAGCCTcgtaaaaataattaatgaaacaaccttttccttttatttctgttctcaaaAGTTGTTTCATGTAAACAAACATCTGTAAGATCTTCTCTCTTTAAAGCACAACACTACAAAAAGATCTTACAGTTTTTTGTCCGGTCTTGAAGTGCCCCTATTTATTTAAGTAAGGAAGACATACTCCAAGCCTTTCTGtatgtctgaaaataaaagttataaaaaaaaaaagtccctctttttttattttgttttctttccctcctctttcctccctcttctcttGGGTTTTTGTAATACTTGTAGATTTTGCTGCGTACGTTATTTGGTTCGTGATGGCAGTGGTGTAAGGGCACAAGGATAGAAatgggtggtttttttgtaaatatttctccttaatttccacactgctgctgaacAGTGTGTAGCATTCTCCCAGTCAGCTTTGCAATACTGACATCAATCATTTGAGAGaaattattcagattttatttttgtatctgtGGTAACAAAAACAttaaccaattttttttttcctgttgtggaaaggttttggttttatgtttgtttttttccaagctaTTGCTCACGTTAACAAATTAAAGTGCCTGAAGCCTCATCATTATGTATCTATATACTAAAAGTTAAAACCCTGTTGTATTGATTTTTATAAGCCTTTTTACctctgtgtaaaaaaaaaatatatatacaagtGTATGATGTACATTTTAGttcttaacttctttttttattgtttctaatATGTATGATCAGTGTAGctattgctttaaaatgtacCATGTAAATACAAATACATCATATCAAAACGATGCCGTTTATTGTCAAAATTATGCTGTTTATTGTTGCTGAGGTGGCTGGGGAGTGAGGGGGAAACAGAATGGGAGCATCTCCAGAGCTCAGggtttctgaggaaaaaaaccagctttattttagttttggGTGGTAAAGGCTGCCTAAGCCTTGGGCACA includes:
- the SPRED2 gene encoding sprouty-related, EVH1 domain-containing protein 2, producing the protein MASPSSDSYIVRVKAVVMTRDDSSGGWLPQEGGGLSRVGVCKVTYPEGNGRSGFLIHGERQKDKLVVLECFVKKDLVYTKANPTFHHWKVDNRKFGLTFQSPADARAFDRGVRKAIEDLIEGSTTSSSTLHNEAEVGDDDVFTNATDSSSNSSQKREQPVRTLASPASCEHRRICTRGHLHDHYSSDHYHLEQSVPRSYRHVNFPDDDEEIVRINPREKIWMTGYEDYRHAPARGKNFDPDDMDSYVRFAKSEASKHEYTYPYVDNSDFDLGEDTKGAVIKTQPVKFKPRRKEDGERSRCVYCRDMFNHEENKRGQCQDAPDRVKTCIHRVSCMWCADTMLYHCMSDPEGDYTDPCSCDTSDEMFCLRWMALIALSFIAPCMCCYLPLRACYHCGVMCRCCGGKHKAAG